From the genome of Tachysurus fulvidraco isolate hzauxx_2018 chromosome 20, HZAU_PFXX_2.0, whole genome shotgun sequence, one region includes:
- the atp8b5b gene encoding phospholipid-transporting ATPase ID: MCKRKMGSVLSLCGAKSKKENVQGERHLRANDREFNLSFKYANNAIKTSKYNIFTFLPLNLFEQFQRLANAYFVFLLILQLIPSISSLSWFTTVVPLLLVLSITLAKDGSDDINRHKNDRQVNNRKVDVLIDGQLRTEKWMNVQVGDIVKLENNQFVTADLLLLSSSEPLNLIYIETAELDGETNLKVKQSLTVTGEMGDNIDKLAAFNGEVCCEPPNNRLDKFTGTLTVGGETFALDNERILLRGCTLRNTEWCFGLVLFGGPDTKLMQNSGKSIFKRTSIDHMMNVLVLFIFGFLAFMCTVLAIGSSIWEHQEGTAFTAFLPRQDGADANMSSFLTFWSYVIILNTVVPISLYVSVEILRLGNSYYIDWDRKMYHAKSDTPAQARTTTLNEELGQIRYIFSDKTGTLTQNIMTFNRCSINGKSYGEVQDFAGQRVEITEKTETVDFSWNSLADPKFYFYDHALVEEVKLGTPEVQAFFRLLALCHTVMPEEKTEGQLFYQAQSPDEGALVTAARNFGFVFRTRTPETISVVEMGVHTTYELLAVLDFNNVRKRMSVIVRSPSGKLTLYCKGADTIIFERLHPSCSKLMEATTGHLNEFAGEGLRTLALAYKDLDEAEFAVWRQRHHVASTAMEDREAKLDDIYEEIEKDLMLIGATAVEDKLQDGVPQTIEQLSKANIKIWVLTGDKQETAENIGYACNMLREEMTEVFIISADTLEGVREELVNARKKMSPDSPDEPPYMKRRIMGKTPQVVMDEEVDGEYGLVINGHSLAYALQKDLEVELLRMACMCQTVICCRVTPLQKAQVVDLVKKHKKAVTLAIGDGANDVSMIKAAHIGVGISGQEGMQAVLSSDFSFAQFRYLQRLLLVHGRWSYLRMCTFLRYFFYKNFSFTFVHFWYAFFCGFSAQTVYDEWFITLYNLVYTALPVIGLSLFDQDVNDRWSLHYPQLYAPGQQNMYFSMVEFFKILLHSCYSSLVLFFLPYAAMHDTVRDDGKDIADYQSFALLAQTCLLFAVNIHLGLDTYYWTAVNQFFLWGSLSVYFAITFTMYSNGMFLIFTSSFPFIGTARNSLSQPNVWLTIFLTTILCALPVLAFRFLRSQLQPTINDKVRYKIREAKAVITPPTRRFPRRRISTRRSGYAFSHARGYGDLVTSGRFLRRPVKSRPVLFPLAESPVAQNSPQTYRNITSS; encoded by the exons ATGTGTAAAAGAAAGATGGGCTCTGTTCTGTCCCTGTGTGGTGCGAAGAGTAAGAAAGAAAACGTACAGG GGGAAAGGCACTTGCGAGCAAACGACAGAGAATTCAATCTCTCCTTTAAATATGCT AACAACGCCATCAAAACCTCTAAGTACAACATCTTCACCTTCCTGCCTCTTAATCTGTTCGAGCAGTTCCAGCGTCTGGCCAACGCCTACTTCGTCTTCCTGCTCATCTTACAG TTGATCCCGTCGATCTCATCTCTGTCATGGTTCACTACAGTGGTTCCGCTGCTCCTGGTGCTGAGCATCACACTGGCCAAAGACGGTTCAGACGACATC AACAGACACAAAAACGACAGACAGGTGAACAATCGGAAGGTCGACGTCCTCATCGACGGACA aCTAAGGACTGAAAAATGGATGAACGTTCAGGTTGGAGACATCGTTAAGCTGGAGAACAACCAGTTTGTCACG GCTGATCTTCTATTACTGTCCAGCAGCGAGCCTCTGAACCTCATCTACATCGAGACGGCTGAACTGGACGG tgagaCCAATCTGAAGGTGAAACAGTCTCTGACAGTCACAGGTGAAATGGGAGATAACATTGACAAACTGGCAGCTTTTAACG GTGAGGTTTGCTGTGAGCCTCCCAACAACCGTTTGGATAAGTTTACAGGAACTCTGACGGTCGGAGGAGAAACATTCGCTCTGGATAACGAGAGGATTCTGCTGCGCGGCTGCACGCTGCGCAACACAGAATGGTGTTTCGGCCTTGTGCTGTTTGGAG GTCCTGACACCAAGCTGATGCAGAACTCTGGGAAATCGATATTCAAGCGAACGAGCATCGATCACATGATGAACGTCCTGGTTCTGTTT ATTTTCGGCTTCTTGGCGTTTATGTGCACGGTTCTGGCTATCGGGAGCTCGATTTGGGAGCATCAGGAGGGCACCGCGTTTACAGCCTTCCTCCCTCGTCAGGATGGCGCTGATGCCAATATGTCAAGTTTTCTCACCTTCTGGTCCTACGTCATCATCCTGAACACAGTGGTGCCCATTTCACTCTATGTAAG TGTGGAGATCCTCCGACTTGGAAACAGCTACTATATTGACTGGGACAGAAAGATGTACCATGCTAAGAGCGATACTCCAGCGCAGGCCAGGACCACAACACTAAACGAAGAGCTCGGCCAAATCAGATACATCTTCTCTGACAAGACGGGCACCTTAACACAGAACATTATGACCTTCAATCGCTGCTCCATCAACGGCAAATCATACG gAGAAGTTCAGGACTTTGCTGGACAAAGAGTAGAGATCACTGAG AAGACGGAAACTGTAGACTTTTCCTGGAACTCTCTGGCTGACCCAAAGTTCTACTTCTACGATCATGCACTCGTGGAGGAGGTGAAGTTGGGAACTCCTGAGGTTCAGGCTTTCTTCAGACTACTTGCACTGTGTCACACCGTCATGCCTGAGGAGAAGACTGAGG GTCAGCTGTTCTACCAGGCTCAGTCTCCTGATGAAGGAGCTCTGGTCACTGCTGCAAGGAACTTTGGCTTTGTGTTTCGCACTCGTACCCCCGAGACCATCTCAGTGGTGGAGATGGGGGTCCACACCACGTACGAGCTGCTGGCCGTGCTGGATTTCAACAACGTCCGCAAGAGGATGTCTGTAATTG tgcggAGTCCAAGTGGCAAGCTCACTCTGTACTGTAAGGGGGCGGACACCATTATCTTTGAGAGGCTTCATCCGTCCTGCTCCAAACTAATGGAGGCCACCACTGGGCACCtcaat gagtTTGCCGGTGAAGGCTTGCGCACTCTGGCTCTGGCTTATAAAGACTTGGATGAAGCAGAATTTGCTGTTTGGAGACAGCGTCACCATGTGGCCAGCACTGCAATGGAGGACCGTGAGGCTAAACTAGATGACATTTATGAAGAGATTGAAAAGGATCTgatg ttgATCGGGGCGACTGCAGTGGAGGATAAACTGCAGGATGGAGTTCCTCAGACCATCGAGCAGCTTTCCAAAGCCAACATTAAGATCTGGGTGCTAACAGGAGACAAACAAG AGACGGCGGAGAACATCGGATATGCCTGCAACATGCTGCGGGAGGAGATGACCGAGGTGTTCATCATCTCTGCTGACACGCTGGAGGGGGTGCGGGAGGAGCTGGT GAACGCCAGGAAAAAGATGTCTCCGGATTCCCCGGACGAACCGCCCTACATGAAGAGGAGGATTATGGGAAAAACGCCGCAAGTGGTGATGGATGAGGAGGTGGATGGAGAGTACGGCCTTGTCATAAATGGACACAGtctg GCGTACGCTCTGCAGAAGGACCTGGAGGTGGAGCTGTTGCGCATGGCGTGTATGTGTCAGACGGTGATCTGCTGCAGGGTCACCCCACTGCAGAAAGCTCAGGTGGTGGATCTCGTCAAGAAGCACAAGAAAGCCGTGACCCTGGCCATCGGAGACGGAGCCAATGACGTCAGCATGATTAAGG CGGCTCATATCGGAGTGGGGATCAGTGGGCAGGAGGGCATGCAGGCGGTTCTATCCAGTGATTTCTCCTTTGCTCAGTTCCGGTATCTGCAGCGCCTCCTGCTGGTCCATGGACGTTGGTCATACCTGCGCATGTGCACGTTCCTGCGCTACTTCTTCTACAAGAACTTCAGCTTCACCTTCGTACACTTCTGGTATGCTTTCTTCTGTGGCTTCTCTGCCCAG ACGGTGTACGATGAGTggtttattacactttataacctggtgtacacagccTTACCGGTCATCGGCCTGAGTCTCTTCGATCAG GATGTTAATGACCGCTGGAGCCTCCATTACCCTCAACTGTATGCCCCGGGGCAACAGAACATGTACTTCAGTATGGTGGAATTTTTTAAGATCCTGCTGCACAGCTGCTACAGCTCGCTCGTGCTCTTTTTCCTGCCCTATGCCGCGATGCACGACACGGTGCGCGACGACGGCAAAGACATCGCCGACTACCAGTCGTTCGCACTGCTCGCCCAGACCTGCCTGCTCTTCGCTGTCAACATTCAT CTGGGTTTGGACACGTATTACTGGACGGCGGTGAATCAGTTCTTCCTTTGGGgaagtctgtctgtgtattttgcCATCACATTCACCATGTACAGCAACGGCATGTTTCTCATCTTCACCTCCTCCTTCCCCTTCATCG gcaCAGCAAGGAATTCCCTGAGCCAACCCAATGTTTGGCTCACCATCTTCCTTACCACCATCCTGTGTGCACTGCCTGTGCTGGCTTTTAGATTCCTCCGGAGCCAGCTACAACCAACCATCAATGACAAG gTGCGTTATAAAATCAGAGAAGCCAAAGCTGTAATCACTCCTCCCACTCGCCGGTTCCCACGGCGACGCATCAGCACCCGTCGCTCCGGTTACGCCTTTTCGCATGCTCGCGGTTATGGTGATCTCGTGACCTCAGGTCGTTTCTTACGCCGACCCGTGAAGAGCCGCCCGGTGCTTTTCCCATTAGCCGAGTCCCCTGTAGCTCAAAACTCTCCACAAACATACCGCAACATCACTTCCTCCTAA